Proteins found in one Lutimonas zeaxanthinifaciens genomic segment:
- a CDS encoding ABC transporter permease translates to MEDKWLFEISTKHSLFQLNLKEVWRYRDLLWLFVKRDVVTLYKQTILGPLWYFIQPLFTMVIFTVIFNRVAGISTGEVPAYLFNLAGIVTWNYFKDSLTATSDTFKKNEQIFGKVYFPRIIMPMSIIVSNLLKYGIQLIIFIGFYLYYILVEGLNIYPNSSLVFLPVLIIVMGMFGLGLGMIFSSMVTKYRDLTFLLTFGIQLLMYMSAVFYPLSLINEKMPDYSWIVNFNPMAHIIETARYMMLDTGEITPFSIGYTVITAVLVFFLGIIIFNKTEKTFIDTV, encoded by the coding sequence ATGGAAGATAAGTGGCTTTTTGAAATTTCAACAAAGCATAGCCTATTTCAACTAAATTTAAAAGAAGTTTGGCGCTATAGGGATTTACTCTGGTTATTTGTTAAGCGGGATGTTGTGACTTTATATAAACAAACTATATTAGGCCCTTTATGGTATTTCATACAGCCTTTGTTTACAATGGTTATTTTCACCGTGATATTTAATCGAGTTGCGGGTATAAGCACTGGAGAAGTTCCAGCTTATTTATTTAATCTTGCAGGCATTGTCACTTGGAATTATTTTAAGGATAGCCTCACGGCAACATCAGATACATTTAAGAAAAATGAACAAATTTTTGGAAAAGTATATTTTCCGAGAATTATTATGCCTATGTCGATTATTGTGTCTAATCTTTTAAAATATGGTATCCAGTTAATAATTTTCATTGGTTTTTACCTTTATTATATTTTGGTTGAAGGATTAAATATTTATCCTAATTCAAGTTTGGTATTTTTGCCTGTTTTGATCATTGTTATGGGGATGTTTGGATTGGGATTAGGGATGATTTTTTCCTCAATGGTCACAAAATATCGAGATCTTACATTTTTACTAACTTTTGGAATTCAATTGTTAATGTACATGTCAGCTGTTTTTTATCCTCTATCTCTTATCAATGAAAAGATGCCAGATTATTCATGGATTGTAAATTTTAATCCAATGGCACATATCATAGAAACCGCGAGATATATGATGCTAGACACCGGAGAAATAACTCCTTTCAGTATTGGATACACCGTGATTACAGCTGTTTTGGTGTTTTTTCTCGGCATCATAATTTTTAATAAAACTGAAAAAACCTTTATTGATACTGTTTAG
- a CDS encoding class I SAM-dependent methyltransferase, protein MKNNILVVGPSSAGKSTYIKKLLNDNELNDYKVFMAHEFPNNNVPIENCIFHYNTFNAFKNFNDNWQNALKEDEFLNEVFEKSKSLEIHLLLVDRLVLLKRILLRKQVEPIFRNKKSKYPGNKFINILFSIDYVKFYRETIMFFESKNIELIILDSNQENFDKIEVEEKKIFSRSSEINVNYTKNEIEEIITNFQFEYQKIDLPYGLSTKGQDRDNTSNFIFKNSLEGKSVLDVGCAYGYFCFEAEKRNANRVLGTELKEHRFNGANILKTIKGSEVEFLRQDIIKDRVDEKFDTILLLNVIHHLEFPFYSLKVLSEMCKDTLIIEYPTLDDEKFRSSTKMNWFRKSNKPYVGVSLLKEKDQTFVFNDEALKRFLIDNFSYFHKVEFYKSPFDKSRRLAICKK, encoded by the coding sequence ATGAAAAACAATATTTTAGTGGTAGGCCCTTCCTCGGCTGGAAAGTCTACTTACATTAAAAAATTATTAAATGATAATGAGCTAAACGACTATAAGGTTTTTATGGCTCATGAATTTCCGAATAATAATGTTCCAATAGAAAACTGTATTTTCCATTATAACACTTTTAATGCTTTTAAAAATTTTAATGATAATTGGCAAAATGCTTTGAAAGAAGATGAGTTTTTGAATGAAGTGTTTGAAAAAAGCAAATCGCTTGAGATTCATTTATTACTTGTTGATAGACTAGTTTTATTAAAAAGAATACTTTTGAGAAAACAAGTCGAACCAATTTTTAGAAATAAAAAATCAAAGTATCCTGGAAATAAATTCATTAATATTCTATTTTCAATAGATTATGTGAAATTTTATCGTGAAACCATAATGTTTTTTGAGTCTAAAAATATTGAATTGATTATTTTAGATAGTAATCAAGAAAATTTTGACAAAATAGAAGTTGAAGAAAAAAAAATATTTAGTAGGAGCTCAGAAATAAATGTTAATTATACAAAAAATGAGATAGAAGAGATTATTACAAATTTTCAATTCGAATATCAAAAAATTGATCTTCCATATGGATTAAGTACGAAAGGTCAGGATAGAGACAATACTTCAAATTTCATCTTTAAGAATAGTTTAGAAGGAAAGTCGGTATTAGACGTAGGATGTGCCTATGGTTATTTTTGTTTTGAGGCAGAAAAAAGAAATGCAAATAGAGTTTTGGGAACTGAGTTAAAAGAACATAGATTTAATGGAGCCAATATTTTAAAAACCATAAAGGGAAGTGAAGTTGAATTTTTAAGACAAGATATAATTAAGGATAGAGTTGATGAAAAATTTGATACCATTCTCTTATTAAATGTTATTCATCATTTAGAATTTCCATTTTACAGTCTAAAGGTATTATCTGAAATGTGTAAAGACACATTAATAATAGAATATCCGACATTAGATGATGAGAAATTCCGTTCAAGTACCAAAATGAATTGGTTTCGAAAATCAAACAAGCCCTATGTAGGGGTAAGTCTCTTGAAAGAAAAGGATCAAACTTTTGTTTTTAATGATGAGGCTTTGAAAAGATTTTTAATAGACAATTTCTCTTATTTTCACAAGGTTGAATTCTATAAATCACCATTTGATAAATCTCGAAGATTAGCAATTTGTAAAAAATGA
- a CDS encoding glycosyltransferase family 2 protein has translation MKFKIYVIIVTYNGSKWIDKCFGSLLKSSVPLEIFAIDNSSTDGTPDIIRAKYPNVKVIETGENLGFGKANNIGLKKAIDNEADFVFLLNQDAWIEDEYTISKLVLAAEKNKNYGVISPIHLNGSGDKLDKKFGQYLYNLGGRTYFTDKLRERITSEIIDVEFVNAAGWLITKECLSKVGYFDSLFYHYGEDYNYLQRVHFFSYKVGVLTTSFINHDREGVVNSFHKDSYFLKKIGYKCEWADVNRSFDKISSESENVIKLKREKLFRMFMHFHFNTFFRIKKEIIELEEIRQLCLQSYEQNRLPLKD, from the coding sequence ATGAAATTTAAAATCTATGTAATCATAGTAACATATAACGGATCAAAATGGATCGATAAATGTTTTGGAAGCCTCTTGAAATCCAGTGTTCCATTGGAAATATTTGCTATTGATAATTCTTCAACTGACGGAACACCTGATATTATCAGAGCAAAATATCCCAATGTAAAAGTTATTGAAACAGGTGAGAATTTAGGATTTGGGAAGGCAAATAATATAGGTTTGAAAAAAGCCATTGATAATGAAGCAGACTTTGTTTTTCTTTTAAATCAAGACGCATGGATTGAGGATGAGTATACTATAAGCAAATTAGTTTTAGCCGCAGAAAAGAATAAAAACTATGGTGTTATTTCACCAATTCATTTGAATGGATCCGGGGACAAATTAGATAAAAAATTTGGTCAATATTTATATAATCTTGGAGGGAGAACTTATTTTACCGATAAATTAAGAGAAAGGATTACATCTGAAATTATTGATGTAGAATTTGTGAACGCTGCAGGATGGTTAATTACGAAAGAGTGCCTCAGCAAAGTAGGGTATTTTGATTCTTTGTTTTACCATTATGGAGAAGATTATAATTATTTACAAAGAGTCCATTTCTTTTCTTATAAAGTAGGTGTATTGACGACGTCATTTATTAATCATGACAGAGAAGGAGTTGTTAACTCATTTCACAAAGACAGTTATTTTTTAAAAAAAATAGGATATAAATGTGAATGGGCGGATGTAAATCGAAGTTTTGATAAAATTAGTTCTGAGTCGGAGAATGTAATAAAATTAAAAAGGGAAAAGTTGTTTAGAATGTTTATGCATTTTCATTTTAATACTTTTT
- the rfbD gene encoding dTDP-4-dehydrorhamnose reductase, which produces MKILVTGANGQLGSELKELYQKKLKRNLIFLGKNDLDITVQKDVDQFFLSNDLDYCINCAAYTFVDGCESNKKLADNVNHYGVRNLANACKNNNVTLIHISTDFVFRGDQNIPYTESHFTDPLNYYGKSKLKGEECIKDIMEEYYIIRTSWLYSSFGNNFLKTIKRLAQSKKDIGVVSDQIGTPTYARDLAKFIFQIIDGKKLCYGLFHFSNEGLASWYDFSQAILEHQNGSFKLFPLTTQEYPLPAKRPVYSVLDKSKIKSVFQTKIPHWRESLRECMDLIQKNK; this is translated from the coding sequence ATGAAGATATTAGTTACAGGAGCGAACGGTCAATTGGGATCAGAACTAAAAGAATTATATCAGAAAAAGTTAAAAAGAAACTTAATATTTCTCGGGAAAAATGATCTAGATATTACTGTTCAAAAAGATGTTGATCAGTTTTTTTTAAGTAATGATTTGGATTATTGTATTAATTGTGCTGCTTATACTTTTGTAGATGGATGTGAGTCAAATAAAAAATTGGCTGATAATGTGAATCATTATGGCGTTCGAAACCTTGCGAATGCTTGCAAAAATAATAATGTTACTCTAATTCATATTTCAACTGATTTTGTTTTTCGAGGTGATCAAAATATTCCATACACAGAGTCTCATTTTACCGATCCTTTAAATTATTATGGTAAGTCAAAATTAAAAGGGGAGGAATGTATAAAAGACATCATGGAGGAATACTACATAATAAGGACTTCATGGTTATATTCAAGTTTTGGCAATAATTTCTTGAAAACGATTAAACGATTAGCTCAAAGTAAGAAGGATATAGGAGTTGTAAGTGACCAAATTGGAACCCCGACATATGCAAGAGATTTGGCAAAGTTCATTTTTCAAATCATTGACGGAAAGAAATTATGCTATGGGTTATTTCATTTTAGCAACGAAGGTTTAGCAAGTTGGTATGATTTTTCACAGGCTATTTTAGAACATCAAAATGGTAGTTTTAAATTATTTCCTTTGACAACTCAAGAATATCCTTTACCGGCAAAGAGACCTGTTTATAGCGTTTTAGATAAAAGTAAAATTAAAAGTGTATTCCAAACAAAAATTCCTCATTGGAGAGAAAGCTTGAGGGAATGTATGGATTTAATTCAAAAAAATAAATAA
- a CDS encoding ABC transporter ATP-binding protein, producing MSKKDIILKVEKVSKQYRLGLIGTGTISHDLNRWWYRIRGKDDPYLKIGDTNDRSSKAESEYVWALKNINFEVERGEVLGIIGKNGAGKSTLLKILSRVTGPTTGSIKSKGRIASLLEVGTGFHPELTGKENIYLNGAILGMTKSEINAKLNEIVEFSGCERYVDTPVKRYSSGMRVRLAFAVAAFLEPDILVVDEVLAVGDAEFQKKAIGKMKDISSSDGRTVLFVSHNMSAIENLCDRLIIIDKGGVKYEGNVEQGIVSYLNSEKSNSLLELSSRKDRINGNIFRFTSVEVFSGSIEKMYPPRTGKTLFIKLNYESKEKFDKVLVRIIISNNMGKTLFVCNNFHSSKAFDQISRNGYFLCTIPKLGLLSDNYLISLKCVSHKEIIDEVENATNFNVTEGDFFSTGKVPSINSVLVNHEINYFSVKN from the coding sequence ATGAGTAAGAAAGACATTATACTAAAGGTAGAAAAAGTTTCTAAACAATATCGTTTAGGACTCATTGGAACAGGAACCATCAGCCATGATTTGAATCGTTGGTGGTATCGAATTCGCGGTAAGGATGATCCGTATCTGAAAATTGGAGATACAAATGATCGTTCATCAAAGGCGGAATCAGAATATGTTTGGGCGTTAAAAAATATTAATTTTGAAGTGGAAAGAGGGGAAGTTCTTGGTATAATCGGTAAAAATGGAGCAGGGAAGTCTACTTTGTTAAAGATACTCTCGAGGGTTACCGGGCCAACTACAGGAAGTATTAAAAGCAAAGGTAGGATAGCTTCACTTTTGGAAGTCGGAACCGGCTTTCATCCTGAATTGACTGGTAAAGAGAACATTTATCTTAACGGAGCTATTTTAGGCATGACTAAATCCGAGATTAATGCTAAGCTAAATGAAATAGTTGAGTTCTCAGGATGCGAACGTTATGTGGATACTCCAGTAAAAAGATATTCGAGCGGAATGCGAGTTCGTTTAGCCTTTGCAGTCGCTGCTTTTTTGGAGCCAGATATCTTGGTTGTAGATGAGGTTTTGGCGGTAGGCGATGCAGAATTTCAAAAGAAGGCGATAGGTAAAATGAAGGATATAAGTTCTAGTGATGGAAGAACGGTACTTTTTGTAAGTCATAATATGTCTGCCATTGAAAATTTGTGTGACAGATTAATAATTATTGACAAGGGAGGAGTCAAATACGAAGGTAATGTGGAACAAGGTATAGTTAGTTATTTAAATAGTGAAAAATCAAATTCATTGTTAGAGCTTTCTTCAAGAAAGGACAGGATTAATGGGAATATCTTCCGATTTACCTCTGTGGAAGTTTTTTCTGGTTCAATTGAGAAAATGTATCCTCCAAGAACTGGAAAGACTCTATTTATTAAGTTGAATTATGAATCTAAAGAGAAGTTTGACAAAGTCCTTGTTAGAATCATAATATCCAATAATATGGGTAAAACTTTATTTGTTTGCAATAATTTTCACTCTTCTAAGGCTTTTGATCAAATATCAAGAAATGGATATTTCCTTTGTACCATACCTAAATTAGGGTTGTTAAGTGATAACTATTTAATCAGTTTGAAATGTGTGAGTCATAAAGAAATAATTGATGAAGTTGAAAATGCTACTAATTTTAATGTCACTGAGGGAGATTTCTTTAGTACAGGAAAAGTACCAAGTATAAACTCGGTTCTTGTAAATCATGAAATAAATTATTTTTCCGTTAAGAATTAA